A genomic window from Terrisporobacter glycolicus ATCC 14880 = DSM 1288 includes:
- a CDS encoding cell division protein FtsQ/DivIB, whose product MKKRRKINTNKLMGILFFSLLLTLGTCFFLKSDFFFLKQVLINNNKYLSKEDVNKLLNLEENKNIFFYDLTKLENKVKESAYVKDCEIKRKIPNKLIVNVKEKNIIGPLYNGKSYCYIDDQGKLVDELKDIKNNDVVIAISYTLNNETLKFDNENDKDKLITLYKKLDEENILLQIKTVNFTKEKEIIMNGKTGLTICLNKDNNIEKNIVKLSKVMIDLQNRKELYGKVDFTYDNYLLYSPYSN is encoded by the coding sequence TTGAAAAAAAGAAGAAAGATAAATACTAATAAACTTATGGGGATTTTATTTTTTTCTTTGCTATTAACATTAGGAACATGTTTCTTCTTAAAGAGTGACTTCTTTTTTTTAAAACAAGTTTTGATAAATAATAATAAATATTTATCAAAAGAGGATGTTAATAAACTGCTAAATCTAGAAGAAAATAAGAATATTTTTTTCTATGATTTAACAAAATTAGAGAACAAAGTTAAAGAAAGTGCCTATGTTAAAGATTGCGAAATTAAAAGAAAGATACCAAACAAGCTTATAGTTAATGTGAAAGAAAAGAATATTATTGGACCTTTGTATAACGGCAAGTCTTATTGCTATATAGATGATCAAGGAAAACTTGTAGATGAATTAAAAGACATAAAAAATAATGACGTGGTTATTGCTATTTCTTATACGCTAAATAATGAAACATTAAAATTTGATAATGAAAACGATAAGGATAAACTTATAACATTATATAAAAAGCTAGATGAAGAAAATATATTATTACAAATCAAAACAGTTAATTTTACAAAAGAAAAAGAAATTATTATGAATGGTAAAACGGGTCTTACTATATGTCTTAATAAAGACAATAATATAGAAAAAAATATAGTAAAGCTTAGTAAAGTAATGATAGATTTACAGAATAGAAAAGAACTTTATGGCAAGGTAGATTTTACTTATGACAATTATTTACTATATAGTCCATATTCAAATTAA
- the murA gene encoding UDP-N-acetylglucosamine 1-carboxyvinyltransferase gives MSKYLITGGNKIHGTLSIKGAKNSILPLMAASLLNENINIIHNVPLIADVYTMIDILKSIGCKIDFNDHVLVIDSSSLTSNEIDEGYVKKMRSSIIVLGAMISRLEHVKIYEPGGCAIGKRPIDLHLNSLRKLGVKIEEGLIINCERKEIIGSDIILDSPSVGATENIILAAVKAKGITRIYNAAKEPEIEDLQDYVNKMGGKVSGAGSDFIEIQGVDKLDKVEHTVIPDRIAIGTYMVASAITGGCLQVDKIVRRHMEPINNTLIKAGCNIEYTDNGLILIPPNRIKAINFLKTDTHPNFPTDMQAQMMTLMTLSDGNNIFYETIFENRFMHCSELNKMRADTEIISTHLCKVKGVNKLYGAKTKSPDLRGGAALILAALAAEGESEISNIYHVERGYEDIEGILNNLGADIRKI, from the coding sequence TTGTCTAAATATCTAATAACTGGTGGAAACAAAATACACGGAACCTTAAGTATAAAAGGGGCGAAAAACTCCATTTTACCATTAATGGCTGCATCTTTATTGAATGAAAATATTAATATTATTCATAACGTTCCATTAATAGCTGACGTATATACAATGATAGATATATTAAAAAGCATAGGGTGTAAAATTGATTTTAACGACCATGTATTAGTAATAGATAGCTCTAGTCTGACATCAAACGAAATAGATGAAGGATATGTTAAGAAAATGAGATCTTCTATTATTGTACTTGGGGCTATGATTAGTAGATTAGAACATGTTAAAATATATGAGCCAGGGGGTTGTGCAATAGGTAAAAGACCCATAGATTTACATCTAAACTCTTTGAGAAAACTAGGAGTGAAAATAGAAGAAGGTTTGATTATAAACTGCGAAAGAAAAGAAATTATAGGCAGCGATATAATTCTTGATAGTCCTAGTGTAGGTGCTACTGAAAATATTATTTTAGCGGCAGTTAAAGCTAAAGGAATAACTAGAATATATAATGCAGCAAAAGAGCCGGAAATTGAAGATCTTCAAGATTATGTGAATAAAATGGGAGGCAAGGTTAGTGGAGCTGGAAGTGATTTTATAGAAATACAAGGTGTGGATAAATTAGATAAAGTAGAACATACGGTTATTCCTGATAGGATTGCAATAGGAACTTATATGGTAGCTAGTGCAATTACAGGGGGATGTTTACAAGTAGATAAAATAGTAAGAAGGCATATGGAGCCTATAAATAACACTTTAATAAAGGCGGGGTGTAATATTGAATATACTGATAATGGGCTTATTTTAATCCCACCAAACAGAATTAAAGCAATAAATTTTTTAAAAACAGATACCCATCCTAATTTTCCAACAGATATGCAGGCCCAAATGATGACTCTTATGACATTGAGTGATGGAAATAATATTTTTTATGAGACGATTTTTGAAAATCGTTTTATGCATTGTAGTGAACTTAATAAAATGAGAGCAGATACGGAGATAATAAGTACTCATTTATGCAAAGTAAAAGGAGTTAATAAATTATATGGTGCTAAAACTAAATCACCTGATTTGAGAGGTGGAGCAGCTTTGATTTTAGCAGCACTTGCTGCTGAGGGAGAGAGTGAAATTAGTAATATATATCATGTGGAAAGAGGATATGAAGATATAGAAGGAATATTAAACAACTTAGGAGCAGATATTAGGAAAATATAA
- the murG gene encoding undecaprenyldiphospho-muramoylpentapeptide beta-N-acetylglucosaminyltransferase — protein sequence MKVLLSGGGTGGHVYPAIAIANKIKEENPDCEILFVGTEKGIESEIVPKYGYELKTVTVQGFRRKIDFENVKRVFKLCKGLEQSRRIVKKYKPDIVIGTGGYVSGPVLFNSALNKTVTIVHEQNSFPGVTNKILSKVVTRVLTSFEDSHGRFPEESRDKLVLTGNPVRKEILQSRKSTSRKKLGISEDKKMVLCYGGSGGSEEINDAMRLVIKNMVKEDIAFIFATGKLYYDEFIGSLGEISLKPYQRVMPYLDNMADGLSASDIVIGSAGAISLAEITALGKPSIIIPKAYTAENHQEYNAKSIESQGAGIAILEKDLTPEKLNEVVFKLLGDRELLIDMANASKSIGKPQAIDLIYDEIMKAYNEKQQNNIHKKEKKESKEIAKETNATDETKEIKTIGIKKK from the coding sequence ATGAAGGTATTACTATCAGGCGGAGGAACGGGAGGACACGTTTATCCAGCAATAGCAATCGCTAACAAAATAAAAGAAGAAAATCCTGATTGTGAGATATTATTTGTAGGAACAGAAAAAGGTATAGAATCAGAAATAGTTCCAAAATACGGATATGAGTTAAAAACTGTAACAGTGCAAGGATTTAGAAGAAAAATAGATTTTGAAAATGTGAAAAGAGTATTTAAACTATGTAAGGGATTAGAACAATCTAGAAGAATAGTTAAAAAATATAAACCAGATATAGTAATAGGGACTGGTGGATATGTTAGTGGACCAGTTTTATTTAACTCAGCTCTAAACAAAACTGTAACAATAGTTCATGAGCAAAACTCATTCCCTGGAGTAACAAATAAAATACTTTCTAAAGTAGTTACAAGAGTTCTTACAAGTTTTGAAGATTCTCATGGAAGATTTCCTGAAGAAAGTAGAGATAAACTAGTTCTTACAGGAAACCCAGTAAGAAAAGAAATATTACAATCAAGAAAATCTACTTCAAGAAAAAAACTCGGAATAAGTGAAGATAAAAAAATGGTTCTTTGCTATGGTGGTAGTGGTGGATCAGAAGAAATTAATGATGCAATGAGACTTGTAATAAAAAATATGGTAAAAGAAGACATTGCATTTATATTTGCAACTGGAAAACTATATTATGATGAGTTTATAGGGTCTTTAGGAGAAATTTCTTTAAAACCTTATCAAAGAGTAATGCCTTATTTGGATAATATGGCTGATGGACTTTCTGCAAGTGATATAGTAATAGGAAGTGCCGGGGCAATATCTTTGGCAGAGATAACAGCTCTTGGAAAACCATCTATTATAATACCGAAGGCTTATACTGCTGAAAATCATCAAGAATATAATGCTAAGAGTATAGAATCTCAAGGTGCAGGAATTGCCATATTAGAAAAAGATTTAACTCCTGAAAAATTAAATGAAGTAGTATTTAAATTGCTGGGAGATAGGGAATTACTAATAGATATGGCAAACGCAAGTAAATCTATTGGAAAACCTCAAGCAATAGATTTAATATACGATGAAATTATGAAAGCATATAATGAAAAACAACAAAATAATATTCATAAAAAAGAAAAGAAAGAATCAAAGGAAATAGCTAAAGAAACAAATGCTACAGATGAAACTAAGGAAATAAAAACAATAGGAATAAAGAAAAAGTAA
- the spoVE gene encoding stage V sporulation protein E, whose product MPSKILKKQIDRGMKTDFDSVVFYTTMILVFFGIIMVFSASYIQSSFKHNDPYFFLKRDLIYAALGFIGMMVLSNVDYKLWKKYATPICIVAIIFLLLVLTPLGIEANGAKRWLGVGGATFQPSDIAKFACVVFTAKLIEKRYDKIKSLTKGVLPLLLMPMFIFVLIMLEPNMSTAGTVILVTFVMLFVAGMNMKFVGIMGLSGVALFGILVMIEPYRLKRITSFLDPFQDPLGAGYQVIQSLYALGSGGLFGLGLGKSKQKYFYIPEPQNDFIFAIIGEELGLIGCILVIMLFILLVYRCVRIALKCEDIFACMLVIGIGALIGIQAALNIAVATSTMPNTGVALPFISYGGTSLTMLMGEVGIVLNISKHVKIK is encoded by the coding sequence ATGCCTAGTAAAATTTTAAAAAAGCAAATTGACAGGGGGATGAAGACTGATTTTGATTCAGTAGTATTTTATACTACCATGATTTTAGTATTTTTCGGGATCATCATGGTGTTTAGTGCAAGTTATATTCAATCTTCATTTAAACATAATGATCCCTATTTCTTTTTAAAAAGAGATTTAATTTATGCAGCACTGGGATTTATAGGAATGATGGTTCTTTCCAATGTTGACTATAAACTTTGGAAAAAATATGCAACACCTATTTGTATAGTTGCCATTATATTTTTACTTTTAGTTTTGACTCCACTTGGAATAGAGGCTAATGGTGCTAAGAGATGGCTAGGTGTTGGAGGAGCAACTTTCCAACCATCAGATATAGCTAAATTTGCTTGTGTTGTGTTTACAGCAAAATTAATAGAAAAACGATATGATAAAATAAAATCTTTGACAAAAGGTGTTTTACCGCTTTTACTTATGCCTATGTTTATATTTGTATTAATAATGCTTGAACCTAACATGTCTACAGCTGGTACAGTAATACTTGTAACATTTGTTATGTTGTTTGTAGCAGGAATGAATATGAAATTTGTTGGTATTATGGGCTTATCAGGGGTGGCACTATTTGGTATTTTAGTAATGATAGAGCCTTATAGACTAAAACGTATTACTTCATTTTTGGATCCATTCCAAGATCCATTAGGAGCTGGATATCAAGTCATACAAAGTTTGTATGCATTGGGATCTGGAGGATTATTCGGCCTAGGCCTTGGGAAAAGTAAACAAAAATATTTTTACATACCAGAACCACAAAATGATTTTATCTTTGCCATAATAGGCGAAGAGTTGGGCTTAATAGGATGTATATTAGTAATTATGTTATTTATATTACTAGTTTATAGATGTGTTCGTATAGCTCTAAAATGTGAAGACATATTTGCTTGCATGTTAGTAATAGGTATAGGAGCTTTAATAGGTATTCAAGCAGCATTAAATATTGCTGTTGCCACATCGACTATGCCAAATACAGGGGTAGCCCTGCCATTTATAAGTTATGGAGGAACCTCACTGACCATGCTTATGGGGGAAGTAGGAATAGTGTTAAACATCTCAAAACATGTCAAGATTAAATAA
- the murD gene encoding UDP-N-acetylmuramoyl-L-alanine--D-glutamate ligase, which yields MNLKNKNILLVGLAKTGVSTIKLLDKLEANIIVNDIKDEEKLKDILLELKDIKNAQYILGYHPENVDHIDLAVVSPGVPLDLPFILKLRENNIEIIGEVELAYRLSRNPIFVGITGTNGKTTTTSLVGEIFKSDNKDTYIVGNIGNPVIDTVETTNKDSYLITELSSFQLESIVDFKPKVASILNFSPDHLNRHHTMENYIAAKANIFKNQDKSDFAILNYDDKEVRELESNCNGQVILFSRKEKLDKGVYLDENSNIVIHIDKKIVLLNKKELSLPGAHNLENCMAAIAMSYVCNVDLETLKHVLKTFKAVEHRLEYVRTLNDIMFVNDSKGTNPDSTVKAITSYENPIILIAGGYNKESDFNELLEVGKENIKALVLMGETSSIIEKCAKEKDYKIIIRVNNMKEAVEASYSLAESGDVVLLSPACASWDMYKSFEVRGRDFKENVNNLK from the coding sequence ATGAACCTAAAAAATAAAAATATTTTACTTGTTGGTTTAGCTAAAACAGGTGTTTCAACAATTAAATTATTAGACAAATTAGAAGCAAATATAATAGTTAATGATATAAAAGACGAAGAAAAACTAAAAGATATTTTACTAGAATTAAAAGATATAAAAAATGCTCAGTATATTCTTGGATATCATCCAGAAAATGTAGATCACATAGACTTAGCAGTGGTATCTCCTGGAGTACCTTTAGACTTACCCTTTATATTAAAATTAAGAGAAAATAATATAGAGATAATAGGAGAAGTAGAACTTGCTTATAGACTTTCTAGAAATCCTATATTTGTAGGTATAACTGGAACAAATGGAAAAACTACCACAACATCTTTAGTAGGAGAAATATTTAAATCGGACAATAAGGACACATATATAGTTGGAAATATTGGAAATCCTGTTATAGACACTGTAGAAACTACAAACAAAGATTCATACTTAATAACAGAGCTAAGTTCATTCCAATTAGAAAGTATTGTTGATTTTAAACCTAAAGTTGCATCAATATTAAATTTTTCTCCAGATCATTTAAATAGACATCATACTATGGAAAATTATATAGCTGCTAAAGCAAATATATTTAAAAATCAAGATAAAAGTGATTTCGCCATATTAAATTATGATGATAAAGAAGTTAGAGAACTAGAATCTAATTGTAATGGTCAAGTAATATTGTTCTCAAGAAAAGAAAAACTTGATAAAGGTGTATATTTAGACGAAAACAGCAATATAGTTATTCATATAGATAAAAAAATTGTTTTATTAAATAAAAAAGAACTTAGCTTACCAGGAGCACATAATTTAGAAAATTGTATGGCTGCTATTGCTATGTCTTACGTATGCAATGTGGATTTAGAAACTCTAAAACATGTATTAAAAACATTTAAAGCTGTAGAACATAGATTAGAATATGTTAGAACATTAAATGATATTATGTTTGTAAATGATTCTAAGGGAACTAATCCAGATTCAACTGTTAAGGCAATAACTTCTTATGAAAATCCAATTATACTAATAGCTGGTGGATACAATAAGGAAAGTGATTTTAATGAGCTTTTAGAAGTAGGAAAAGAAAATATTAAAGCCTTAGTTTTAATGGGTGAAACTTCTAGTATAATTGAAAAATGTGCTAAAGAAAAAGATTATAAAATTATAATTAGAGTCAATAATATGAAAGAAGCTGTAGAAGCTTCTTATAGCCTAGCTGAAAGTGGAGATGTTGTTCTTTTATCTCCTGCTTGTGCAAGTTGGGATATGTACAAAAGTTTTGAAGTGAGAGGACGCGACTTCAAAGAGAATGTAAACAACTTAAAATAA
- the mraY gene encoding phospho-N-acetylmuramoyl-pentapeptide-transferase: protein MMLGITQLTYTAIIAFLIVVILGPIFIPMLAKFKFGQTVRDDGPQTHLLKNGTPTMGGVIMIIAILITGLTRAKIDRDLLVGLICITGFGFVGFLDDFIKIKMKRSLGLKAYQKIVLQFALALFVAYYQYSASPSATQIMVPFTDYVINLGPLYVPIMMFIIIGTVNAVNLTDGLDGLASGVTLIVSAFFMMLATTIGNSDVAILAAATGGACLGFLGFNSYPAKVFMGDTGSMALGGAVVAFAVLTNSVLLIPIVGGIYFAEAISVILQVVSFKLTGKRIFKMAPIHHHFEQCGWPETRVVFIFWITTVVLAWIGIIAVF, encoded by the coding sequence ATTATGTTAGGAATAACACAGCTTACGTATACAGCGATAATCGCTTTTTTAATAGTAGTTATACTAGGACCAATATTTATACCAATGTTAGCAAAATTTAAATTTGGTCAAACGGTTAGGGATGATGGTCCACAAACTCATTTACTAAAGAACGGAACACCAACTATGGGTGGAGTAATAATGATAATAGCTATCCTTATTACGGGGCTTACAAGAGCGAAAATAGACAGAGATTTATTAGTAGGACTAATATGTATAACAGGATTTGGATTTGTAGGATTCTTAGATGATTTTATTAAAATTAAAATGAAAAGATCTTTAGGACTTAAAGCATATCAAAAAATTGTATTACAATTTGCCCTTGCATTATTTGTTGCTTATTATCAATATAGTGCATCACCAAGTGCAACACAAATCATGGTTCCATTTACTGATTATGTAATAAACTTAGGACCTTTATATGTACCAATAATGATGTTTATTATAATAGGAACAGTAAATGCTGTAAATTTAACTGATGGTTTAGATGGTCTAGCATCTGGAGTAACTTTAATAGTATCAGCATTTTTTATGATGTTGGCAACAACAATAGGTAACAGTGATGTTGCAATACTTGCAGCAGCTACTGGAGGAGCTTGTTTAGGGTTTTTAGGGTTTAACTCATATCCTGCTAAAGTATTTATGGGAGACACAGGTTCTATGGCCTTAGGAGGAGCAGTAGTAGCTTTTGCAGTATTAACAAATTCAGTACTTTTAATACCAATAGTAGGAGGTATTTATTTTGCTGAAGCTATATCAGTAATATTACAAGTTGTATCATTTAAATTAACTGGTAAAAGAATATTTAAAATGGCGCCAATACATCACCATTTTGAACAATGTGGATGGCCAGAAACTAGAGTTGTATTTATATTTTGGATAACTACAGTAGTATTAGCATGGATAGGAATAATTGCAGTATTCTAA
- a CDS encoding UDP-N-acetylmuramoyl-tripeptide--D-alanyl-D-alanine ligase — protein sequence MEYLTIKELILASEGQLVSNCGEETLVNDIVIDSRKASKDNAFVAIVGENLDGHDFINLAINQGCKTIIKNKDNNVDIENKEINVIEVNNTEVAFGNIARFYKNKFEIPFIAVTGSVGKTTTRDMVYSTISAKYNSLKNVGNLNNQFGVPLTLFNLNKEHECAVIEMGMSGFNEIEYLVNIVRPQIGIISNIGYSHVEHLGSRDGIFKAKMEITTNFDEESLLIVNGDDDCLKTLKNGHLVYKLRTFGFEKDNDIYCESFEMNEDSINFIAVIDEKREEFFIPTVGKHNIYNALAAILVGINLNMTLEEIKYGLKNFQCTKNRLDIIKNNNLTIIDSVYNASIDSMTAALNILGRYKSRRVAILGDMFEMGEFAEFGHRQVGKAALNNVDILISVGKDSEFIVKELKENNMNPDNLYHFETKEEAIENLDDIIKENDTILVKASRGMHLEKVVEHLNK from the coding sequence ATGGAATATTTAACTATAAAAGAGTTAATACTTGCTAGTGAAGGACAGTTAGTTTCTAATTGTGGCGAAGAAACTTTAGTAAATGATATAGTAATAGACAGTAGAAAAGCAAGTAAAGACAATGCTTTTGTTGCTATAGTTGGAGAAAACTTAGATGGGCATGATTTCATTAATTTAGCTATAAATCAAGGCTGTAAAACTATTATAAAAAATAAAGATAACAACGTTGACATAGAGAATAAAGAAATTAATGTAATAGAAGTAAACAACACGGAAGTAGCTTTTGGTAATATTGCTAGATTTTACAAGAACAAATTTGAAATACCGTTTATAGCCGTTACAGGTAGTGTGGGAAAAACAACTACTAGAGATATGGTATATTCCACTATTAGTGCGAAATATAACTCGCTAAAAAATGTAGGAAACTTAAACAACCAATTTGGAGTGCCTTTAACTTTATTTAATTTAAATAAAGAACATGAATGTGCAGTAATAGAAATGGGAATGAGTGGGTTTAATGAAATTGAATACCTGGTAAATATTGTAAGACCGCAAATAGGTATAATTTCTAATATTGGATATTCTCATGTGGAACATCTAGGAAGTAGAGATGGTATTTTTAAAGCAAAAATGGAAATAACAACAAACTTCGATGAAGAATCTTTATTAATAGTTAATGGAGATGATGATTGTTTAAAAACTTTAAAGAATGGACATTTAGTTTATAAACTAAGAACTTTTGGATTTGAAAAAGATAACGATATATACTGCGAATCTTTTGAAATGAATGAAGATAGCATAAATTTCATAGCTGTTATTGATGAAAAAAGAGAAGAATTTTTCATTCCAACAGTTGGAAAACATAATATATATAATGCTTTGGCAGCAATATTAGTAGGAATTAATCTGAATATGACATTAGAGGAAATAAAATATGGTTTGAAAAATTTCCAATGCACAAAAAATAGATTAGACATAATAAAAAATAATAATTTAACTATAATTGACTCAGTTTATAATGCAAGCATAGATTCTATGACGGCTGCATTAAATATCCTTGGAAGATATAAAAGCAGAAGAGTAGCAATACTTGGAGATATGTTTGAAATGGGTGAATTTGCAGAATTTGGGCATAGACAAGTAGGAAAAGCAGCTTTAAACAATGTTGATATATTAATATCTGTAGGAAAGGATTCAGAGTTTATAGTAAAAGAATTAAAAGAAAATAATATGAACCCTGACAATCTTTATCATTTTGAAACAAAAGAAGAAGCAATTGAAAATCTAGATGATATCATAAAAGAAAATGACACTATTTTAGTTAAGGCATCAAGAGGAATGCATCTAGAAAAGGTTGTTGAACATCTTAATAAATAG
- a CDS encoding stage V sporulation protein D, whose protein sequence is MKIKINSRKRLVIVMILACSLFLSLVFRIGYLQLIKGEWLSTKASEQQTREIPIEAKRGAIYDTNMKELAVSVTKYTVWCKPVEVKDAKKTSEELAKILDEKYDDVYKSVNKKNMALVKVKRWIDDDTADKITKARLSGIWVAEDNQRYYPYGNFASYVLGHTSADSSGVAGIELKYDNVLKGTAGKLIVSTDAAGKEIPQGSEQYYEPTTGNGLVLTVDEVIQHYCEKAAQKAYEENNASKVTIIAMDPKTGDVKAMVKKPDYDPNTPTKAIYPAYEELLEECKNDNEKIKAYSTMWRNTAVSDTYEPGSTFKLVTSSAGLEEGVVKQDDKFTCSGSVMVEGKKIKCWRSYRPHGSETFKQGVQNSCNPVFVEVGRRLGVSKMYNYIDAFGLNKKTGIDLPGEAGSIMYNEKDVGPVELATISFGQSISVTPMQLITAVCSIVNDGNRMEPRLVKAYTDNKGNITKEVDPVQVKQVISKETSAQMREIMESVVTEGGGKIAYLPGYRLGGKTGTAQKVIDGSYAQGHYVCSFIGMAPADDPKIVVLAIVDEPTGVMQFGSTTAGPIIKEVMSNTLKYLGVEPEYTEEEKAENVKSKVKVPDVRGLSIEDATKVLEESKLEANIDNDVDIKEGTIIKDMFPKPGVSVNEGSLISIYFDN, encoded by the coding sequence ATGAAGATAAAAATAAACAGTAGGAAAAGGTTAGTCATAGTAATGATATTGGCTTGTTCATTATTTTTATCATTAGTATTTAGAATAGGATACTTACAATTGATTAAAGGGGAATGGCTTAGTACAAAAGCATCAGAACAGCAAACAAGAGAGATTCCTATAGAAGCTAAAAGGGGAGCAATATATGATACAAATATGAAAGAATTAGCAGTGAGTGTTACAAAATATACAGTGTGGTGCAAGCCAGTTGAAGTAAAAGATGCAAAGAAAACCTCTGAAGAGCTGGCAAAAATATTGGATGAAAAATATGATGATGTATACAAAAGTGTTAATAAGAAAAACATGGCTTTAGTTAAAGTGAAAAGATGGATAGATGATGACACGGCGGATAAAATTACTAAAGCAAGATTATCTGGTATATGGGTGGCTGAAGACAATCAAAGATATTATCCATATGGAAACTTTGCGTCTTATGTACTTGGGCACACATCTGCAGATTCATCAGGTGTAGCAGGAATAGAGTTAAAATATGATAATGTTCTTAAAGGAACTGCAGGAAAGTTAATTGTTAGTACTGATGCAGCAGGGAAAGAAATACCCCAAGGTTCTGAACAATATTATGAGCCAACAACAGGAAATGGATTAGTATTAACTGTAGATGAAGTAATACAACATTATTGTGAAAAGGCGGCCCAAAAGGCTTATGAAGAAAACAATGCAAGTAAAGTAACTATAATTGCCATGGATCCTAAAACAGGAGATGTAAAGGCAATGGTAAAAAAACCAGACTATGATCCAAATACTCCTACAAAAGCGATTTATCCTGCTTATGAAGAGCTGTTAGAAGAATGTAAAAATGATAATGAAAAAATAAAAGCATATTCAACTATGTGGAGAAACACAGCTGTAAGTGATACATATGAGCCAGGCTCAACATTTAAACTTGTAACATCTTCGGCAGGTCTAGAAGAAGGTGTTGTTAAGCAAGATGATAAATTTACTTGTAGCGGAAGTGTCATGGTTGAAGGGAAAAAAATAAAATGTTGGAGGTCTTATAGACCTCATGGTTCAGAAACATTCAAACAAGGCGTTCAAAACTCTTGTAACCCAGTTTTTGTTGAAGTAGGTAGAAGACTTGGTGTTTCAAAAATGTATAATTACATAGACGCTTTTGGTTTAAATAAAAAAACAGGAATAGATTTACCAGGTGAAGCAGGAAGTATAATGTACAATGAAAAGGATGTTGGACCTGTTGAACTAGCAACAATATCCTTTGGTCAATCCATATCTGTAACACCTATGCAGCTTATCACAGCAGTATGTTCCATAGTAAATGACGGAAATAGGATGGAACCAAGGTTAGTAAAGGCATATACTGATAATAAAGGAAATATAACTAAAGAAGTAGATCCAGTACAAGTAAAACAAGTTATCTCAAAAGAAACATCTGCACAAATGAGAGAAATAATGGAATCTGTTGTAACAGAAGGTGGGGGTAAAATAGCTTACTTACCAGGATATAGATTAGGTGGAAAAACAGGAACTGCACAAAAGGTTATAGATGGATCTTACGCTCAAGGACATTATGTGTGTTCTTTTATTGGTATGGCACCAGCTGACGATCCAAAAATTGTAGTCCTTGCTATAGTTGATGAGCCTACAGGCGTTATGCAATTTGGTTCAACAACAGCTGGACCAATTATAAAAGAAGTAATGAGTAATACATTGAAATATCTAGGTGTAGAACCGGAATATACAGAAGAAGAAAAAGCTGAAAATGTGAAAAGTAAAGTAAAAGTGCCTGATGTTAGAGGTCTAAGTATAGAAGATGCTACAAAAGTTTTAGAGGAGTCTAAATTAGAAGCGAATATTGATAATGATGTAGATATTAAGGAAGGAACTATTATTAAAGATATGTTCCCAAAACCTGGAGTTAGCGTAAATGAAGGTTCTCTGATATCCATTTATTTTGATAATTAA